The following is a genomic window from Penaeus chinensis breed Huanghai No. 1 chromosome 7, ASM1920278v2, whole genome shotgun sequence.
TTACCAAGGAGAAGCCCAGTACCCAGCCCAGGAGCCTTCCAGGTCCTACCAACCCGCTCCTGCTCCATCCTACCAGcctgccccctccccatcctaccAGCCTGCTCCCACCCCTGCCTATGGCTAATCTTTTATACTGATATCGAAGTCCCCCTAAACTGGTGTAAAATGGATGTATATGATTGTAAATAAATTATGTTTTGAATAGTAAAGCATGTTTCAAAATTCTCGATGAAGCTTCATCAATGAATTAAACTGGTAATCATAATCTTGCATCAACAGAAAAGGGAACAACAGAAGTACAGCAACAATAAGCACATTGACTATTAAAGACCACGACAttcaaataaataatgattatgaaaattataattaatagaaaaatagaatacTGATACTCTTTTtctggtaacaatgataatgataataataacataaaccaaagaacattattagtattagctttgctattatctttatctctctacctgaaagacacatttatatacatataaatatatatatgcatgtacatacgcacacataatcacgcatatatataaatatgtgtattcacacagacacatataagtatgtaaacatgtatgtattaatctatattttgtacatatacaaatatacgtgtatatatacataaaagcacacGTATACGGTTTGTATGCCGAATATTAAAACTGAACCGTGTGATATATAAGTGAAACTGCCTAACACTGTTCACTATTTCCTATTACTCTCGAAGCCCATAATTTTAAATCAATCAATCTCACGACAGGCCACAGTTATTTCCTACTGAAACTCATGTTTAGTAAATCTGTAAACGTAGAgattataatatgaattataatattaatgaattaaCTCAGTTGGTGGGTTAGGTTATTCAAATTTAGGTTTGGCATGTTTACTGTGTTAAATCTTAACTACAACTAATGTGTTTTAGGATGAATGTGTCTTATATTTCTATGTGAGGtaaccttttttatatatatacaatagaggTTGGTAAGAAGAGTGGCACAtgcaacatacgcacacacactcacgctcacatttatatatacatatatattggagaTTGGAGACTAGAGCATTTAAATTTTTGCTTGGAGTCTTTTCACATTCAAGATGGGAACTTCATTTTCTGTGCTACTTCTAGCTACTCTTAGGTCTGTTTTTTCATACTGcctcatttcttttattaatatgattaccataaccataatcattataactgctattatcatgtcatcattatcagtattctttTAATAAATTGATTTAGTATTGTTTGCTTAAACGTCGTGTTTCAGATATTGAgtgctgttattttttcttttcttttgactttcatgatatttttttactttttaatgtttGACACTTATTTGGgcaattttcatttacattttccttACCCGAAaatttattattctgtttatttacaaACCTTAGTCCActgacactttctctttcttacacatgtacatatacatatacatatacatgtatatgtacgtaggtatatatgtgtatgtgagcgcgcgcgttgtatgtggagacagaaaaagatacaGATTGATATGAACATTTATAAATGCAAGTTGGAAGATACAGCACAGGGCAGGGAAAATAAGAGCGGAAGGAAATGCGAGAAGAAAGGTAAATCAGAGAACAAAACAATTCACTTTACAGTGCAATtggcttttttatatttttttctgacaacTTCAATCAACTTGAACTTCATTCCCATTGGCGTTACGCAAGGTTTTGTGAGCTGATCTTCGAGTATATAAGCCGCAAGCAACCTCTGTTCgataccattctctctcttccaagaCGTAGACAATGTTTCTCAAGGTGGGTTTCCTACAAAAAGAATTGTGTTTGcaagatatttatctatctccatacCGAAAAAGTTTGAGATGTAAGTACaaagttattttcatttacaGATTGCTTTGTTTGTTGCCTTAATGGCAGGTGCTCTTGCTGACTCTAGCCCTAGATacagtcctccttctccttcctacaaCCCTCCTGCACCTACATACAACGCCCCTGCACCCCCTCCTTCGGTAAGTTGTTAATAACTTGAATAAAGTTAAAAACCTTAAAGACTACTGAaacggatttttattttttcattacttattttttGTTGCTAAACTAAACTAGGGACCTGCCAAATACGAGTTCAACTATGCCGTGAAGGACGACTACTCTGGAAACGACTTCGGTCACCAAGAGAGCCGAAACGGATACGACACTCAGGGTACCTACTATGTCCAGCTTCCCGATGGTCGTCTGCAAACGGTGACTTACACCGTAAACGGCGACTCCGGTTACGTAGCTGAAGTTTCTTACCA
Proteins encoded in this region:
- the LOC125027478 gene encoding cuticle protein 7-like, with translation MFLKIALFVALMAGALADSSPRYSPPSPSYNPPAPTYNAPAPPPSGPAKYEFNYAVKDDYSGNDFGHQESRNGYDTQGTYYVQLPDGRLQTVTYTVNGDSGYVAEVSYQGEAQYPAQQPSRSYQPAPSASYQPAPSPSYQPAPTPAYG